One genomic window of Branchiostoma lanceolatum isolate klBraLanc5 chromosome 5, klBraLanc5.hap2, whole genome shotgun sequence includes the following:
- the LOC136435158 gene encoding uncharacterized protein — MGYNGKYIQGIGWALVVMGSLNIVLGILADVLFGVMGAFTIFHYISAPIWCGFLVVISGIVGIQSGKNSTSKGQMVAFLSCGMVTIFFGITCLLMAIIGALVDGNGCDRGHKSYHNPCSAPAIALHAVNGVLALAEIVIAFVGTIMSCSGLASPTVAYDQGPNMTPGQTAYVIVQPGAPGAQGVPYPQQQVFVAQRPYPTQGYYGTMAPPPYIQQSNIGAAHENAPPGPAAETKAEPPAYT, encoded by the exons ATGGGGTACAACGGAAAGTACATCCAAGGAATAGGATGGGCCCTGGTGGTGATGGGATCTCTCAACATCGTCCTGGGTATATTAGCGGATGTCCTGTTCGGAGTGATGGGTGCATTTACCATCTTCCACTACATCAGTGCACCCATATGGTGTGGCTTTTTG GTTGTCATAAGTGGCATTGTCGGGATTCAGAGTGGAAAAAATTCAACAAGCAAGGGTCAG aTGGTGGCATTCTTGAGTTGTGGGATGGTAACCATCTTCTTTGGCATCACTTGCCTCCTGATGGCCATTATCGGGGCTCTTGTTGATGGAAATGGTTGTGATCGAGGCCATAAAAG cTATCACAATCCCTGTTCAGCACCAGCCATCGCCCTGCATGCAGTGAATGGTGTTCTTGCTCTGGCTGAGATCGTGATTGCCTTTGTAGGCACCATCATGTCCTGCAGTGGGCTGGCAAGTCCT ACGGTAGCGTACGACCAAGGACCAAACATGACCCCTGGTCAGACTGCCTACGTCATTGTGCAGCCAG GTGCCCCAGGTGCACAGGGTGTTCCCTACCCGCAGCAGCAGGTGTTTGTTGCCCAGCGCCCATATCCCACACAGGGGTACTATGGCACTATGGCCCCTCCTCCTTACATACAGCAGTCCAACATTGGGGCAGCACATGAAAACGCACCTCCAGGCCCGGCTGCAGAGACTAAAGCTGAGCCACCTGCCTATACTTAA
- the LOC136435157 gene encoding sodium/nucleoside cotransporter 1-like — protein sequence MEGKFQRRTSGKDVSVHSYQNPALSTEDIAMEPTKKDPERGINENVDRLNSSLPSSDPPSYHEEDIDEQEEEEKDQNRCMKGVSMVSDGISKFVTEHKVVIRRTVYTLLCLGYLAFLIAACVINFCRAFALLIITLVVLVFVVYGLIRDRWGKAIYKLCLKPAAGCFMKVWKYAKWIIYLGILVGIGLFLGLETGKQPDQLISLVGYFGIILCLFVFSKSPGKVKWRPVLWGLSLQFLLGLFVLRTSVGYDVFKFLGDKFQGFLAFTDDGTSFVFGTSLVVTSNTANLSEVTSFADLGVTEAYLVHNFVFQVLPIIIFFSTVMSMLYYVGLMQIVIIKIAWIMQFTLGTSGPESMSAAGNIFVGQTEAPLLVRPFLSTMTKSELHAVMTGGFGTVAGSVLGAFISFGINPSHLLACSVMAAPTALAMSKLVYPEIERKRTKKDERLQAEAPQERNLLEAAASGACVAVTLVANIVGNVIAFIALLGFLNAVLSWLGGMVDIPNLTFETICSYVFMPLAYVMGVPWEDCPVVAELLGKKIFINEFVAYLDLADIVAAKKISARSEAIATYALCGFANFSSIGIQLGGLGPMAPNRKGDLAELALRAMITGVLVSIMNACMAGLLYQEAAIAVLPTAAVNTTMGYLNMTTPAPPACAYAGTLLDCMC from the exons ATGGAGGGGAAATTTCAACGCCGAACCTCTGGCAAGGATGTC AGCGTTCACTCCTATCAGAACCCAGCCCTCAGCACAGAAGATATCGCCATGGAGCCCACAAAGAAAGACCCAGAGAGAGGTATTAACGAGAATGTAGACCGACTGAACTCTTCATTGCCTAGCAGCGATCCACCAAGTTATCACGAGGAAGACATCGACGAACAAGAGGAGGAAGAAAAAGACCAGAACAGATGCATGAAGGGCGTGTCAATG GTTTCAGACGGTATCAGTAAGTTCGTGACAGAACACAAAGTGGTTATCCGGAGAACCGTCTACACCCTCCTCTGCCTTGGTTACCTGGCCTTCCTCATCGCTGCCTGCGTCATCAACTTCTGCCGTGCGTTCGCGCTCCTCATCATCACTTTGGTGGTTCTCGTGTTTGTTGTGTACGGACTCATCCGGGACCGCTGGGGAAAGGCTATCTACAAGTTGTGTCTCAAACCTGCGGCTGGTTGTTTCATGAAAGTCTGGAAGTATGCCAAATG GATCATTTACCTGGGCATTCTGGTGGGAATCGGACTTTTCCTAGGTTTGGAAACTGGAAAGCAACCTGATCAGCTCATCTCTCTAGTCGGGTATTTCGGTATCATCCTCTGCCTCTTCGTTTTTTCCAAGAGTCCTGGAAAG GTGAAATGGCGACCAGTACTGTGGGGCCTCTCTCTTCAGTTCCTGTTGGGGCTGTTCGTGCTGCGAACATCCGTTGGATACGATGTGTTCAAGTTTCTGGGCGACAAATTCCAG GGATTTCTGGCATTCACAGACGACGGGACGTCCTTCGTCTTCGGCACAAGCCTGGTTGTAACCAGCAACACCGCTAACCTGAGTGAGGTTACATCTTTCGCCGACCTGGGCGTAACAGAGGCCTACCTTGTGCACAACTTCGTGTTCCAG GTTCTCCcaatcatcatcttcttcagcACGGTGATGTCCATGCTGTACTACGTGGGCCTCATGCAGATTGTCATCATCAAGATTGCCTGGATCATGCAGTTCACCCTCGGCACGTCAGGACCGGAGTCAATGAGCGCAGCAGGCAACATTTTCGTTGGTCAG ACGGAGGCTCCCTTGTTGGTCCGCCCCTTCCTCTCTACCATGACCAAGTCGGAACTCCACGCGGTCATGACCGGAGGGTTCGGCACCGTGGCCGGTAGCGTGCTCGGAGCCTTCATCTCCTTTGGTATCAACCCCTCCCACCTGCTGGCCTGCTCGGTCATGGCGGCCCCCACTGCTCTGGCGATGTCCAAGCTGGTCTATCCAGAGATAGAGAGGAAGAGGACGAAGAAAGACGAACGGCTTCAAGCGGAAGCTCC ACAGGAGAGAAACCTCTTAGAAGCAGCGGCCTCTGGCGCGTGCGTAGCCGTGACCCTCGTCGCTAACATCGTGGGAAACGTGATCGCCTTCATCGCACTGCTGGGATTCCTCAACGCTGTACTGTCGTGGCTGGGAGGGATGGTCGATATCCCCAACCTGACGTTTGAG ACTATCTGCTCGTATGTGTTCATGCCGCTGGCCTACGTCATGGGTGTTCCGTGGGAGGACTGTCCTGTGGTCGCCGAGCTGCTGGGCAAGAAGATCTTCATCAACGAGTTCGTTGCCTACCTGGACCTGGCTGACATAGTCGCCGCCAAGAAAATATcg GCTCGATCAGAAGCCATCGCGACCTATGCCCTGTGTGGGTTTGCAAACTTCAGCAGTATCGGGATCCAGCTGGGCGGACTGGGGCCCATGGCTCCCAACAGGAAGGGAGACCTGGCGGAGCTGGCGCTCAGAGCCATGATCACTGGCGTCTTGGTCAGCATCATGAACGCCTGCATGGCAG GACTCCTGTACCAAGAAGCGGCCATTGCTGTTCTCCCGACTGCGGCAGTGAACACTACCATGGGGTACCTGAACATGACCACACCTGCACCTCCAGCCTGTGCCTATGCTGGCACTCTCCTGGACTGTATGTGCTAA